From Leptidea sinapis chromosome 3, ilLepSina1.1, whole genome shotgun sequence, a single genomic window includes:
- the LOC126979607 gene encoding centrosomal protein of 131 kDa: protein MSKENNNLRLLGSPVNLSYRNKKREDRKNNRNRPRSALQSSCTPDFQERYKRPFSADSKERPSAKAYYESFSSELLQSYNNSPLTVKVFPPTEKLLGTSKTYVKQTNNKINNEVCSNASEYGSEDTFISLGTKIKAKAQSGPRNRIINNKNVKNRNVPKKNRRVMDSFNDKTEENGYGMEITISERPRSTSPNRFKDMLQHRALSPTFRNQSYDSYFLSLDDQSEGENYPLNSSMDEGNTLDALKRRINMQTKQQLSLVEEESIQDLESIPSQNIISVPPAEYTAKISNKCTNIIASSNNLSNSFTNPNFIKPNGNLNCESQTYVNFFNDFHTDMIDRTKMTSTVMHADTSSKDSGYPESGTKEDKIYSQNFLLPSTSCKNNSCDSVKEQPNSLESTVSSKESNDKNKSGNTWTEPLNHSRLLYKDFFLQKEGHLAVPPQNTPKKNDATMLSDCSDIKEEEIKYKDYPTYLLNSSTKAYTSKVIEDYKKEIAAINTLHKLTLKDIKTDAISPTPLNLNEMFEMSSENSSDSKLGERLVSPNSGANNKLEHRCNSALNDNKQDINSVPTKELIENYFKVKGENVSKNVKKYVKKLNNAQPKIDENSSYKKFWNNKNAATSKNSDASSKNPTQRNLFTMRVPLSARLESVQTDKDIESWMSLSAPSPDKTLETDTVQSATDEEKQKTPKNDENGHVYNPAPEPQTISKSKELDPKSTVLDIYSMLKEIESYGENPVSSASNVGATNVAQSKEDERSPTPKDNFTEIFEFLEKVEQSANEALSVVSNTAPQTMPKMELLLKLPQTELAQRLVTASLQLEERSCCIALLQESLANHKEQMISKVGNLEKQSHRNIAKVKQECEEAIKRHQSFIDQLINDKKTLNRRIEELVEERRSLEDRWKRSAQALEERYKLELRNQHDKMAAAQQVARQRWVRQKAEKIKELTVKGLEGELREMAERQQKEVSDLKMFHAEQIGKLNAKNNNELEELRRSLEQEKQDALVKERQLASSRMEKQILELEATYQEQRTRLVAEMRAENERVAHQLSEKEMAQREEFEKWRKEQENLLEVKKRDVQLEIDKEKMKLQEELEEKRKQLENEFEQYKRDVEAEHQVLLKKKVTDIVAQHKLERDREIEKAIESMEAEAQAGRKELQDALRRNKEHYETELKELGETEQATLKRYQDAQQRIRQQEEKCAQLEVTINQLETRNRVLTEKNIQLEAHADEVKMSCEMTWRAKIDQMLQDMETMKKTHEEQMHQLYAKVKVAVARKDSAISAMTRENAKYQEKITLLEQKLQQQRKDFLKSK from the exons ATGTCTAAGGAAAACAATAATTTGCGTTTGCTTGGTTCACCTGTAAATCTGTCTTACAGGAACAAGAAACGAGAAGATCGAAAAAACAACAGAAACAGGCCTCGCTCAGCTTTACAAAGCTCCTGTACACCG GACTTTCAAGAAAGATATAAAAGACCATTCTCTGCTGATAGTAAGGAAAGACCTTCAGCGAAAGCATATTATGAGAGTTTCAGTTCTGAATTACTGCAATCATACAACA attCTCCACTTACTGTGAAAGTATTTCCTCCTACTGAAAAACTTTTGGGCACTTCGAAAACTTATGTTAAGCAGACAAacaataagataaataatgaaGTATGCAGTAATGCATCTGAGTACGGCTCTGAAGATACATTTATAAGCTTAGGCACAAAGATAAAGGCCAAAGCCCAATCTGGACCAagaaatagaataataaataacaaaaatgttaaGAATCGTAACGTACCAAAGAAAAATAGAAGAGTGATGGACTCCTTTAATGATAAAACTGAAGAAAATGGCTACGGTATGGAAATAACTATATCGGAAAGACCAAGGTCTACTTCACCAAATAGATTCAAAGACATGTTGCAACATCGAGCCTTATCACCTACATTTAGAAATCAATCCTATGATTCCTACTTTCTCTCCCTTGATGATCAATCTGAAGGAGAAAATTATCCTTTAAATTCAAGTATGGATGAAGGGAATACATTAGATGCATTGAAACGACGTATTAATATGCAAACAAAGCAACAACTATCGTTAGTTGAAGAAGAATCCATTCAGGATTTAGAGAGTATACCCTCCCAAAATATTATAAGCGTACCACCAGCTGAATATACTGCAAAAATAAGCAACAAATGTACTAATATTATAGCTAgtagtaataatttatcaaatagttTCACCAACCCAAATTTTATAAAGCCAAATGGGAATCTAAATTGTGAGTCTCAAACTTATGTTAATTTTTTCAATGACTTTCACACTGATATGATAGATAGAACTAAAATGACAAGTACTGTAATGCATGCTGACACATCATCTAAAGATTCGGGGTATCCTGAGAGTGGTACCAaagaagataaaatatattcgcAAAATTTTTTGCTACCCTCAACATCATGCAAAAATAATTCTTGTGATAGTGTAAAAGAGCAACCAAACAGTCTTGAAAGTACGGTGTCTTCAAAGGAatcaaatgataaaaataaatctggTAATACATGGACTGAGCCTTTGAATCATAGTCGCTTATTGTATAAAGACTTTTTTCTTCAAAAAGAAGGTCATCTGGCGGTACCTCCACAAAATACACCGAAAAAAAATGATGCAACTATGTTAAGTGATTGTTCTGATATCaaagaagaagaaattaaatataaagattATCCAACATATCTCTTAAATAGTTCTACAAAAGCATATACGTCCAAAGTCATTGAAGATTATAAAAAAGAGATTGCTGCCATAAATACGTTGCACAAACTAACTTTAAAAGACATTAAAACGGATGCTATCAGTCCTACTCCGCTCAATTTAAACGAAATGTTTGAAATGTCATCTGAAAACTCTTCAGATAGTAAATTGGGTGAGAGACTTGTATCTCCTAATAGTGGTGCTAATAATAAACTTGAACATAGATGTAATTCTGCCTTAAATGATAATAAACAAGATATAAACAGTGTTCCCACCAAAGAGTTGATAGAAAATTACTTTAAAGTCAAAGGTGAGAATGTGTcaaaaaatgtgaaaaagtACGTTAAAAAGTTGAATAACGCTCAGcctaaaattgatgaaaattcAAGCTATAAGAAATTTTGGAACAATAAGAATGCAGCAACGAGTAAAAATAGTGATGCAAGCAGTAAGAATCCAACGCAAAGAAATTTGTTCACAATGCGTGTGCCATTAAGTGCTAGATTAGAGAGTGTGCAGACAGATAAGGACATAGAATCTTGGATGTCGCTTTCTGCTCCGTCACCTGATAAAACTCTTGAAACCGATACTGTACAGTCTGCTACTGATGAAGAAAAACAGAAAACACcaaaaaatgatgaaaatggTCATGTATATAATCCTGCACCCGAACCACAGACTATATCAAAATCAAAGGAGTTAGACCCAAAGTCAACAGTACTAGATATTTACTCAATGCTTAAAGAAATTGAAAGTTACGGTGAAAACCCTGTCAGTTCTGCATCAAATGTAGGTGCAACGAACGTAGCTCAAAGCAAAGAAGACGAGAGAAGTCCGACTCCAAAGGATAACTTTAC ggagatatttgaatttttagaGAAGGTGGAACAAAGTGCAAACGAGGCTCTTTCTGTAGTCTCAAACACAGCTCCACAAACTATGCCCAA AATGGAATTACTTCTCAAACTGCCTCAAACGGAGCTGGCTCAACGCTTAGTGACTGCGTCGCTACAGTTGGAGGAAAGGTCGTGCTGCATTGCCTTGCTGCAAGAGAGTCTGGCCAATCATAAAGAACag ATGATCAGTAAAGTTGGTAACTTGGAGAAGCAATCCCATCGCAACATTGCGAAGGTGAAACAGGAGTGCGAGGAAGCTATCAAGAGGCATCAGAGTTTCATAGATCAG TTGATTAACGATAAAAAGACGTTAAACCGTCGTATTGAAGAGCTGGTGGAGGAACGGAGATCTCTCGAGGATCGGTGGAAGAGGTCAGCTCAGGCGTTGGAAGAACGATACAAGCTCGAACTTAGAAACCAACATGacaagatggcggccgcgcaACAG GTCGCTAGACAGCGCTGGGTGAGACAAAAGGCcgaaaaaattaaa GAATTAACAGTAAAAGGTCTAGAAGGTGAGCTTCGAGAGATGGCGGAACGACAGCAGAAGGAAGTTTCTGATCTGAAAATGTTCCACGCGGAACAAATCGGCAAATTGAACGCTAAAAACAACAACGAGCTGGAAGAGCTCAGGCGGAGCTTGGAACAGGAGAAGCAGGACGCGCTTGTGAAAGAGAGACAGCTTGCTAGCTCTAG AATGGAGAAGCAGATATTAGAGTTGGAAGCAACGTATCAAGAGCAACGCACACGATTAGTCGCCGAGATGAGAGCGGAGAATGAGAGAGTCGCGCATCAGTTAAGTGAGAAAGAGATGGCGCAGAGGGAAGAGTTTG AAAAATGGCGAAAAGAGCAAGAAAATCTACTAGAGGTAAAGAAGCGAGATGTTCAGTTGGAGATCGATAAAGAAAAGATGAAGCTGCAG GAAGAACTAGAGGAGAAACGTAAGCAACTCGAGAACGAGTTTGAGCAATACAAGCGTGACGTCGAAGCCGAACACCAGGTGCTGCTCAAGAAGAAGGTGACGGACATAGTCGCACAGCACAAGTTGGAGAGGGACAGAGAGATAGAGAAGGCTATAGAGAGTATGGAGGCGGAAGCACAGGCAGGAAGGAAGGAACTGCAGGATGCTCTGAG AAGAAACAAAGAACATTACGAGACGGAGTTGAAGGAACTCGGAGAGACAGAGCAGGCCACACTGAAGCGATACCAGGACGCCCAGCAAAGGATAAGGCAACAGGAGGAGAAGT GTGCACAGCTTGAAGTCACAATAAACCAGCTAGAAACGAGGAACCGTGTTTTGACTGAG AAAAATATACAACTGGAAGCGCATGCTGATGAGGTGAAGATGAGCTGTGAGATGACGTGGCGCGCAAAGATAGACCAGATGTTGCAGGATATGGAAACGATGAAGAAAACCCACGAGGAGCAGATGCACCAACTCTACGCCAA